CGGTGGTGTCCTCTCAGATTGCTTTCTACCGGAGGAACGCGGTAAAAGTATTGCTATCTATAGCTTAGCACCTCTGCTTGGCCCAGCTGTTGGTCCGATTGCCGGTGGCTTCATCGCTGAAAGGACGACATGGAGATGGGTATTCTACGCCACGTCCATTGCTGATGGGGTCATCCAAGTCATgggtcttttcttcttgcgcGAGACATATGCCCCTAAGATCCTCAGGACACGAGCGAAAAAGCTCCGCAGAGACACAGGAGACACCTCCTACGAGACCGAAGCTGAGCGACAGAATAAGACTTTACCTGAGGTTCTTAGCACAGCGCTTGTTCGTCCGTTCCGCCTTCTCGCAACACAGCCCATCGTCCAAGCACTTGCGATATACATGGCCTACGTATATGGTATCTTATATTTGATGTCATCGACATTCCCGGCTCTATGGACCAGCCCGGAATATTACAATGAGTCCACAGGCATTGGGGGTCTGAATTACATATCCCTTGGCATAGGGTATTGCCTGGGCTCCCAGATCTGTGCACGACTCAATGACCTCGTCTATCGCCGTCTCAAAGCCCGCAACAGTGGTACAGGAAGGCCAGAATTCCGCACCCCGCTACTAGCTATTGCCGCTATCCTCAACCCTGTCGGCCTTTTCATCTACGGCTGGACCGCACAAACCCACTGCCACTGGATTGCCCCGAATATCGGTGCCATGCTCCTGGCTATGGGAAACATAGTTGCCATGCAGTGTATCCAGACCTATATCGTGGATGCCTACACGCGGTTCGCGGCTAGTGCGATGGCTGCTGGTTCGTTCTTACGTTCTATTGCAGGATTTGGGTTTCCACTTTTCGCGCCGTATATGTATCAGGCGTTGCATTATGGGTGGGGGAATAGTTTGTTGGCTTTCATATCGATCGTCATTGGTATCCCAGCACCGATTTTCTTGTGGAAGTACGGGGAgagaatgaggaagatgagtaCCTATGCTGCGGGTTAATCTTAGTATTTATGTAAGTAATGCATAATATATACGACACGcatttaaaatattattattagtatttaAAATTCTTCGCTTATCTCTGAGGAGTCTGATATTAGCTCATATCCAACCGGAAAAGCTCCCTACCTAGATATAATCCGGTTTGCTTGGTTTGACTAAAGCACCTGGTGCCCATGTGACTTAATATTTACAAGTCTGCTTCTATACAAGCCCGTCAATTGTCTCAAGCTTAACCCCTGGAAATGTATTATTGGCGCTGCTCACAATATCCAGCACTATTATCAAGTGATCGCTTTCATACATTTGTTTCCCCCTATTTCGTACTACAAGCGACATTAACAGATGTTCCCAACCACCTTTACTCGCCGCACGACGGTATTCTGGGCACTCCCCAGGACTCCAGAAGAGGTCTAGCCCTGCGATTCCAAGTGCAAATGACTATAGATTATATCATGTATTGCGGATTGTCCGGGATGAAAATAACATGACGGTTATTAGAAAGGCAGAAACCTAATTGACGAGAAGTATCATATTGATTGTGTCAAAATTATACTAGAGAAGCAAATACTAAATATCTCGATCCAGAAAAGGCCGAAATATCCAGAAcatagaagagaaaaatatCATAGCGATTGAACCAAACGAGCCAATCGCTCATATCTTACAAATCCCCTCTAAGCAGAGGCGCTAGCGGAAGGCGCAGCACCGGAAGGCGCAGCACCGGAAGGAACTCCAGAGCCACTGGGGGGAGCAGCACCGCCCATACCCATGCCAGAGTTCTCGttctcaacaccaccctccTCGGTGTAGAACGCAGCAGCGCTAACAGAGGTATCCTCAGTGGCATCAATACCAACAGAGATCCAACCAAAGATACCCTCAGAGACATCGTCACCGAGGAAAACGTACTCAACGAAGGGGTCGATGTTTTCGGCCTCCTCGGCGAGGATGGAGTCCACAGCGTTGGTGGTCAGTTCCTGGGTGTTGGTGGAGTAAGGGGAGGTTTCTTCGACGACGGAGATGAGGTCctggtcgaagaagatctggccCACGTGGGAGGTCTTGGAGTCGTACAGGCCGGTGATGGTTCCGTTGGGCAGCACGGAGGTTTCGTTGGCCGGGTGGGTGAGCActatttcccccttttcATCAGTATCTTGCTTATATGATAGTAGAAGTGGGGAAAGACTTACCGTGGATGTGGGTAGCACGGCCGGTATAGTGGCCGGGGAAGATAGTCTGGAACTGGACGATACCGTCCTTGTTGGTCTTTTGGAGACCGCGGAGGAAGGTCGAGTCGAGGTTGGTCTCGTCATCGCTGTTGCCGTTTCCGTTGGCGACGACACCCGAGTAGACaccctttgtttttctttgtcagtGGTGGGGCTTTCTTGGAGTAGTGGTAGCTAGAGAGTGCTTACGGTGGCGTTGCAGTGCCAGAAGTCAAGGTAGACCTGGGGAACGGGCTCGCAGGTGTTGGTGtcgatgagctggatgtcCAGGTAGAGGGGGACACCCTCCTGGTCCTCCTTGATGTCGTTGCGGATCAGCTCGCCGGAGACGTCTGCTTATGTTAGATAGGGTTGACCGAGGATGTAGATGGCAACGTACAGTAGGGTCCCTGGGTGACGTCCGGAGCGAGGATACAGGTGGCCTCGGAGGCGAAGAGGACGTTGGGGTCGGTTTCGAGGTTGACATTCTGGGTGGAGTGGtgggtggtgttgagggcGGTGTCGAGGTCCCTGGCCTTGAGGAAGTGGGAGCCTGATCCAGAACAGTCAGTATGTGGTGTCATGCATGGAAGTTGGAAGGAAGTGGGTAGGGTAGGGCATACGGGACTCCAGGCCCATGCTGCGGCGCAGGTTCTTGACGGCATGTTCACGACGGGCGATGTTGCGCTGCTCCTGGCCGCGGGCACGCAGCTTCGTAGCGCACTGGTCCAGGCTGCGAGAGCGGAGAGGAGCGTTCTTCAGGAAAGCGGCGCGCTcggcagcctcagccttGACGTCGTGACCCGGGTGGGCAGAGACGACGCTGGCAAGACCAGCCAGACCAGCGACGAGGGTGGAAGCGAGTTGAACCATGATTAAGGATTGGTATAATTACACAAgtggtggtgaagagaatgagagtAGAGAATTGTTTGATGATCCTCCAGAAACTCTCGAGCGCAATGCTGGCTTTATACCCCGTTCACCTTGGTAGAATCCATATCAAACACAAGGAGCGCCGCGGCTACTAGCTGACGCAATT
The sequence above is a segment of the Aspergillus oryzae RIB40 DNA, chromosome 3 genome. Coding sequences within it:
- a CDS encoding uncharacterized protein (synaptic vesicle transporter SVOP and related transporters (major facilitator superfamily)); translation: MRFHSGYETDDIYAVYGVDPAQGALAVIRPDGYVGTIAALDDVTWTGPDDPDNPKNWPTKKKWGAVLIVSCFTFISPVMSSMVAPALQTMKTDFHIEDEVTSQLMLSVFVLAYAFGPLFLGPLSEIYGRVIVLQLANLFFLIFNIACGVSRTAAQMIVFRFLAGLGGSAPLAIGGGVLSDCFLPEERGKSIAIYSLAPLLGPAVGPIAGGFIAERTTWRWVFYATSIADGVIQVMGLFFLRETYAPKILRTRAKKLRRDTGDTSYETEAERQNKTLPEVLSTALVRPFRLLATQPIVQALAIYMAYVYGILYLMSSTFPALWTSPEYYNESTGIGGLNYISLGIGYCLGSQICARLNDLVYRRLKARNSGTGRPEFRTPLLAIAAILNPVGLFIYGWTAQTHCHWIAPNIGAMLLAMGNIVAMQCIQTYIVDAYTRFAASAMAAGSFLRSIAGFGFPLFAPYMYQALHYGWGNSLLAFISIVIGIPAPIFLWKYGERMRKMSTYAAG
- a CDS encoding uncharacterized protein (predicted protein) translates to MTRPTSTRPSSAVSKRPTRTVSSSSRLSSPATIPAVLPTSTVSLSPLLLSYKQDTDEKGEIVLTHPANETSVLPNGTITGLYDSKTSHVGQIFFDQDLISVVEETSPYSTNTQELTTNAVDSILAEEAENIDPFVDAAAFYTEEGGVENENSGMGMGGAAPPSGSGVPSGAAPSGAAPSASASA
- a CDS encoding uncharacterized protein (predicted protein) yields the protein MVQLASTLVAGLAGLASVVSAHPGHDVKAEAAERAAFLKNAPLRSRSLDQCATKLRARGQEQRNIARREHAVKNLRRSMGLESRSHFLKARDLDTALNTTHHSTQNVNLETDPNVLFASEATCILAPDVTQGPYCTLPSTSSVNPI